A single window of Halobacterium jilantaiense DNA harbors:
- a CDS encoding universal stress protein, with protein MYDNILIPTDGSEAAQNAVAQAVDLAEQYDATVHALYVVDVDATNLTLGTEQVDRIRQGRIDEMPEVKAEADDATGYVADAAAARGVSVEEHVTAGSPSRAIRNFVESNDIDLVVMGSHGRSGLSRVVLGSVAEKVLRRTRVPVLVVDLHEADE; from the coding sequence ATGTACGACAACATCCTCATTCCGACAGACGGCAGCGAGGCGGCCCAGAACGCGGTCGCGCAGGCGGTCGACCTCGCGGAGCAGTACGACGCGACCGTCCACGCGCTCTACGTCGTGGACGTGGACGCGACCAACCTCACCCTCGGCACCGAGCAGGTCGACCGCATCCGGCAGGGCCGCATCGACGAGATGCCGGAGGTCAAAGCCGAAGCCGACGACGCGACCGGCTACGTCGCGGACGCCGCGGCGGCGCGGGGCGTCTCCGTCGAGGAGCACGTCACCGCCGGGTCGCCGTCGCGGGCCATCCGGAACTTCGTCGAGAGCAACGACATCGACCTCGTCGTCATGGGGAGCCACGGCCGCTCGGGGCTCTCCCGGGTGGTGCTCGGCAGCGTCGCCGAGAAGGTGCTGCGGCGCACCCGCGTCCCGGTGCTCGTGGTCGACCTGCACGAGGCGGACGAATAA
- a CDS encoding sodium:solute symporter family transporter has protein sequence MTPGVAAAAGLVPAQAGILPEGLNVSFKLLPAILVSGMLGIFLVIGYVFKVADTEGMWVAGRSIGNVENGMAIGANWMSAASYLGMAALIATSGFYGLSFVVGWSTGYFILLIFMAAQMRRFGKYTAPDFVGDRFNSDTARAIGAITTFLIGFVYAIGQARGMGLVGLYIFGDLGLLGLSGYQSMVVAMMAITVGYLTLSGMLGATKNMAVQYVILIVAFLAGLYVVGFSNGYSTVLPHIEYGALFSELGREFSEPFVNGGYYLWIATAFSLVVGTCGLPHVLVRFYTVENERTARWSTVWGLGFICLLYFSAPAFAAFGTDLYASEIGPVYGDPGMTTAAGDVIVVLAAQLSNLPTWFVGFVAAGGIAAAIATTAGLFITGSSAISHDIYKNLINEDATQRQQVLVGRLSIVALGVITTLAALDPAAPIAALVSYAFSLAGAVLFPMFFLGLWWENTNRQGALAGMTTGLIVWTIPMINEVVPSYGILSGAAGSDGVISPLLAQWVPAIGSALVAVPLVFAVTIGVSLATPEPPEKTKQMVRQCHSPEPMGQQQTAEEAITGDDGPSPADD, from the coding sequence GTGACCCCCGGCGTCGCCGCGGCTGCCGGGCTTGTTCCGGCGCAGGCCGGCATCCTCCCGGAAGGACTGAACGTCTCGTTCAAGCTGCTGCCAGCCATTCTCGTCTCGGGGATGCTCGGCATCTTCCTCGTCATCGGCTACGTGTTCAAGGTCGCCGACACCGAGGGCATGTGGGTCGCCGGGCGCTCCATCGGGAACGTCGAGAACGGCATGGCCATCGGCGCGAACTGGATGTCCGCCGCGAGCTACCTCGGGATGGCGGCGCTCATCGCCACCTCCGGGTTCTACGGCCTCTCCTTCGTCGTCGGCTGGTCGACGGGGTACTTCATCCTCCTCATCTTCATGGCCGCCCAGATGCGGCGGTTCGGGAAGTACACCGCGCCGGACTTCGTCGGCGACCGCTTCAACTCCGACACCGCACGCGCAATCGGCGCGATTACGACCTTCCTCATCGGGTTCGTGTACGCCATCGGGCAGGCCCGCGGCATGGGACTGGTCGGCCTCTACATCTTCGGCGACCTCGGCCTCCTCGGCCTGTCGGGCTACCAGTCGATGGTCGTCGCGATGATGGCCATCACGGTCGGCTACCTCACCCTCTCCGGGATGCTCGGCGCGACGAAGAACATGGCCGTCCAGTACGTCATCCTCATCGTCGCGTTCCTCGCCGGCCTCTACGTCGTCGGCTTCTCGAACGGCTACTCGACCGTGCTCCCCCACATCGAGTACGGCGCGCTGTTCAGCGAACTCGGCCGCGAGTTCAGCGAGCCGTTCGTGAACGGCGGCTACTACCTCTGGATCGCCACCGCCTTCTCGCTCGTGGTCGGGACCTGTGGACTCCCGCACGTGCTCGTCCGGTTCTACACCGTCGAGAACGAGCGCACGGCGCGCTGGTCGACGGTCTGGGGGCTCGGCTTCATCTGTCTGCTGTACTTCAGTGCGCCCGCATTCGCCGCGTTCGGCACCGACCTCTACGCCAGCGAAATCGGGCCCGTGTACGGCGACCCCGGCATGACGACGGCGGCCGGTGACGTCATCGTCGTGCTCGCCGCGCAGCTCTCGAACCTCCCGACGTGGTTCGTCGGGTTCGTCGCGGCGGGCGGCATCGCGGCCGCCATCGCGACCACCGCCGGCCTGTTCATCACCGGGTCGTCGGCCATCTCCCACGACATCTACAAGAACCTCATCAACGAGGACGCGACGCAGCGCCAGCAGGTCCTCGTCGGTCGGCTCAGCATCGTCGCGCTCGGGGTCATCACGACGCTCGCCGCGCTCGACCCCGCCGCGCCCATCGCGGCGCTCGTCTCCTACGCGTTCTCGCTGGCCGGAGCCGTGCTGTTCCCGATGTTCTTCCTCGGGCTCTGGTGGGAGAACACGAACCGCCAGGGCGCGCTCGCCGGCATGACCACCGGCCTGATCGTCTGGACGATTCCGATGATCAACGAGGTCGTGCCGTCGTACGGCATCCTCTCGGGTGCCGCCGGCAGCGACGGCGTGATTTCGCCGCTGCTCGCGCAGTGGGTGCCCGCCATCGGGTCGGCGCTCGTCGCGGTGCCGCTCGTGTTCGCGGTCACCATCGGCGTCTCCCTCGCCACTCCGGAACCCCCGGAGAAGACCAAGCAGATGGTCCGGCAGTGCCACAGCCCCGAGCCGATGGGCCAGCAGCAGACCGCGGAAGAGGCGATCACCGGTGACGACGGTCCGAGCCCGGCAGACGACTGA
- a CDS encoding DUF4212 domain-containing protein codes for MTDNDTHDSTDEPTAAADGVPGSEATGGSSDLKSDGGVASAGQTHADTDYLSSEVNLLNPSTPFMRDHLRIIWTGFAIWAVVVFVPVTATMLAPDAMTATMPVIGFPLHYFLVAIGAPGGALILAFWYARKRDQLDEKYGITHGGDGA; via the coding sequence ATGACAGACAACGACACGCACGATTCGACGGACGAACCGACGGCTGCGGCCGACGGCGTCCCCGGGAGCGAAGCGACCGGGGGCTCGTCAGACTTAAAGTCTGACGGCGGCGTCGCGAGCGCCGGCCAGACCCACGCCGACACCGACTACCTCAGCTCGGAAGTGAACCTCTTGAACCCGAGCACGCCGTTCATGCGCGACCACCTCCGCATCATCTGGACGGGGTTCGCCATCTGGGCGGTCGTCGTCTTCGTCCCGGTGACGGCGACGATGCTCGCGCCCGACGCGATGACGGCGACGATGCCCGTCATCGGCTTCCCGCTGCACTACTTCCTGGTCGCCATCGGCGCGCCGGGCGGCGCACTGATTCTCGCGTTCTGGTACGCCAGGAAGCGCGACCAACTCGACGAGAAGTACGGCATCACCCACGGAGGTGACGGCGCGTGA
- the acs gene encoding acetate--CoA ligase produces the protein MTDEAESTELEARLEEQDEFDPPAEFVDQANVSDSGIYEEFEQNWPECWTGAADLLDWSSEYDQVLDDSNPPFYEWFEGGSLNASANCLDRHLDERGDEAAIEWVGEPVDEDDRTFTYEELHREVNEFAAALRDMGVGEDDVVTMYMPMVPELPIAMLACARIGAPHSVVFAGFSADALATRMNAADSEYLVTCDGYYRRGDPLDHYEKADEGLGGVDHDVSDVVVVDRLGKNGDSFGHDLPEGRHDYDDLVADHEGATVEPVERDATDMLFLMYTSGTTGEPKGVKHSTGGYLSWAAWTSQAVLDIKPEDTYFCSADIGWITGHSYIVYGPLALGTTTMMYEGTPDHPEKDRLWEIVEEYEATQLYTAPTAIRAFMKWGTEYPEAHDLSSLRLLGTVGEPINPRAWKWYYQHIGDESAPIVDTWWQTETGGMMVTGLPGVSTMKPGSAGRPLPGVDARVVDVSGEEVEAGRAGYLTVDKPWPGMLQTLYKNDERFVNEYWAEYSDTDSDDPDDWVYFPEDGAKIDGDGYITVLGRVDDVLNVSGHRLGTMEIESAIVDVAGVAEAAVVGGDHDVKGEAVYAYVLTEDGQDGTDELRDRIVESVEDAIGPIARPEAVVFSPELPKTRSGKIMRRLLEDIANGEELGDTSTLRNPDVVEDIQAKVGEE, from the coding sequence ATGACAGACGAGGCCGAATCCACCGAACTGGAGGCCAGACTGGAGGAACAGGACGAGTTCGACCCGCCAGCGGAGTTCGTCGACCAGGCCAACGTCTCGGACTCCGGCATCTACGAGGAGTTCGAGCAGAACTGGCCCGAGTGCTGGACGGGGGCGGCGGACCTGCTGGACTGGTCCTCGGAGTACGACCAGGTGCTCGACGACTCGAACCCGCCGTTCTACGAGTGGTTCGAGGGCGGCAGCCTGAACGCGAGCGCGAACTGCCTCGACCGACACCTCGACGAGCGCGGCGACGAGGCCGCCATCGAGTGGGTCGGCGAGCCGGTCGACGAGGACGACCGGACGTTCACCTACGAGGAGCTCCACCGAGAGGTCAACGAGTTCGCGGCCGCGCTCCGGGACATGGGCGTCGGCGAGGACGACGTCGTCACGATGTACATGCCGATGGTACCCGAGCTCCCCATTGCCATGCTGGCGTGCGCCCGCATCGGTGCGCCGCACTCGGTCGTGTTCGCGGGGTTCTCCGCGGACGCGCTCGCGACCCGGATGAACGCCGCGGACTCGGAGTACCTCGTGACCTGCGACGGCTACTACCGGCGCGGTGATCCCCTCGACCACTACGAGAAGGCCGACGAGGGTCTCGGCGGCGTCGACCACGATGTCAGCGACGTGGTCGTCGTCGACCGACTCGGGAAGAACGGCGACAGCTTCGGGCACGACCTGCCCGAGGGCCGCCACGACTACGACGACCTCGTCGCCGACCACGAGGGCGCGACGGTCGAGCCGGTCGAGCGCGACGCGACGGACATGCTGTTCCTGATGTACACGTCGGGGACGACCGGCGAGCCGAAGGGCGTGAAACACTCCACGGGCGGGTACCTCTCCTGGGCGGCCTGGACGAGTCAGGCGGTCCTGGACATCAAGCCCGAGGACACGTACTTCTGCTCGGCCGACATCGGCTGGATTACCGGCCACTCCTACATCGTCTACGGGCCGCTGGCGCTCGGTACGACGACGATGATGTACGAGGGCACGCCGGACCACCCCGAGAAGGACCGGCTCTGGGAGATCGTCGAGGAGTACGAGGCCACGCAACTCTACACCGCGCCCACGGCGATTCGCGCGTTCATGAAGTGGGGCACGGAGTACCCCGAGGCGCACGACCTCTCCAGCCTGCGCTTGCTGGGGACGGTCGGCGAGCCCATCAATCCGCGCGCCTGGAAGTGGTACTACCAGCACATCGGCGACGAGTCCGCGCCCATCGTGGACACGTGGTGGCAGACCGAGACCGGCGGCATGATGGTCACCGGACTGCCCGGCGTCTCCACGATGAAGCCCGGGTCGGCGGGCCGGCCGCTGCCCGGCGTCGACGCACGCGTCGTCGACGTGTCCGGCGAGGAGGTCGAGGCCGGCCGCGCCGGCTATCTCACAGTCGACAAGCCGTGGCCGGGGATGCTCCAGACGCTGTACAAGAACGACGAGCGGTTCGTGAACGAGTACTGGGCGGAGTACTCGGACACGGACAGCGACGACCCCGACGACTGGGTGTACTTCCCGGAGGACGGCGCGAAAATCGACGGCGACGGCTACATCACGGTGCTCGGGCGCGTCGACGACGTGCTGAACGTCTCTGGGCACCGCCTCGGCACGATGGAGATCGAGTCCGCCATCGTCGACGTGGCGGGCGTCGCCGAGGCCGCCGTCGTCGGCGGCGACCACGACGTGAAAGGAGAAGCCGTCTACGCGTACGTCCTCACCGAGGACGGTCAGGACGGCACCGACGAGCTCCGCGACCGCATCGTGGAGAGCGTGGAGGACGCAATCGGCCCCATCGCGCGGCCGGAGGCGGTCGTGTTCTCGCCGGAGTTGCCGAAGACGCGCTCCGGGAAGATCATGCGGCGGCTCCTCGAGGACATCGCGAACGGCGAAGAGCTGGGTGACACGTCGACGCTCCGCAACCCGGACGTCGTCGAGGACATCCAGGCGAAGGTCGGCGAGGAGTAG
- a CDS encoding bacterio-opsin activator domain-containing protein, whose translation MTARGDDQTELSAADYRRLRRATETHREELVLRLAAEVGLTPAEVARVRPGDAASHERDGVDHHFLAVPDAEEGVDRHAYLPPDVEHDLRQYARTADLTADDRLVDVSARRVQMLVSDVADRAADRTDTPRLRAVSTRTLRAFFARRLLADEGVDPRVVAAVGGWSRLASLDPYVDPTTLGRDAVAAAFSGTEPAPEQPSRATEPDGSRFGDVFDAVHTVTDVLGETATREDIETAVCDALVDGDAYEAAWVARPAADSPDVVASGDQPPALGEGGAEAVAAVVDTGEPRVVEDARAAPEFEGLREHVSAAGYRAAAVVPLSDGDTQRGVLGVGAAAEGFGERERALLADLGRHVGQAIALAEQRRLLLADTVVEVAFEVGGASLFARAAAEHGCSFSFEGVVPGEDRSLVFFVTLDGATPDAVLSWAGERDAVVDSRLVRDHGDEALVELVLSGGDLATELAAHGATVRDLSADPSGERVVAEVSPEADVRALADDLAAEFPGVEFASKRERERAGQTSTAFRASLHESLTDKQAAVLRAAFHAGYFEWPRGSTAEELADAIGVTSPTLHNHLRRAQQKLLSEFVDDDAAGRAAESPWDDRD comes from the coding sequence GTGACTGCGCGAGGCGACGACCAGACCGAGCTGTCGGCCGCGGACTACCGTCGGCTGCGGCGCGCGACCGAGACTCACCGCGAGGAGCTCGTGCTCCGGCTCGCCGCCGAAGTCGGACTCACACCCGCGGAGGTGGCTCGGGTGCGACCGGGCGACGCCGCGAGCCACGAGCGCGACGGCGTCGACCACCACTTCCTCGCCGTGCCGGACGCCGAGGAGGGCGTCGACCGCCATGCCTACCTGCCGCCGGACGTCGAACACGACCTCCGGCAGTACGCGCGGACGGCCGACCTGACGGCCGACGACCGGCTCGTCGACGTGTCGGCGCGCCGCGTCCAGATGCTCGTCTCGGACGTCGCCGACCGCGCCGCCGACCGGACCGACACCCCTCGGCTGCGGGCGGTTTCGACCCGCACGCTCCGCGCGTTCTTCGCGCGGCGGCTGCTCGCCGACGAGGGCGTCGACCCCCGCGTCGTGGCGGCCGTCGGCGGCTGGTCGCGGCTCGCCAGCCTCGACCCCTACGTCGACCCGACGACACTCGGCCGGGACGCCGTCGCCGCGGCGTTCAGCGGAACGGAGCCCGCGCCCGAACAGCCGTCGAGAGCGACGGAACCGGACGGCTCGCGCTTCGGTGACGTCTTCGACGCCGTGCACACCGTGACCGACGTGCTGGGGGAGACCGCGACGCGCGAGGACATCGAGACGGCGGTCTGTGACGCGCTCGTCGACGGCGACGCCTACGAGGCGGCGTGGGTCGCGCGACCGGCCGCCGACTCCCCCGACGTGGTGGCCTCTGGCGACCAGCCGCCGGCCCTCGGCGAGGGCGGCGCAGAGGCCGTCGCCGCCGTCGTGGACACCGGCGAACCGCGCGTGGTGGAGGACGCCCGCGCGGCCCCCGAGTTCGAGGGGCTCCGGGAGCACGTGAGCGCAGCCGGCTACCGGGCGGCCGCTGTCGTTCCGCTGTCGGACGGCGACACGCAGCGGGGCGTGCTCGGCGTCGGCGCGGCCGCCGAGGGCTTCGGAGAGCGCGAGCGCGCCCTGCTGGCGGACCTCGGGCGGCACGTCGGGCAGGCCATCGCGCTCGCGGAGCAGCGCCGCCTCCTGCTCGCGGACACCGTCGTCGAGGTCGCCTTCGAGGTCGGTGGGGCGTCGCTGTTCGCGCGCGCCGCGGCCGAACACGGCTGCTCGTTCTCGTTCGAGGGCGTCGTCCCCGGCGAGGACCGCTCGCTCGTGTTCTTCGTCACTCTCGACGGCGCGACCCCCGACGCCGTGCTGTCGTGGGCAGGGGAACGCGACGCGGTCGTGGACTCCCGGCTGGTCCGCGACCACGGCGACGAGGCGCTGGTCGAACTCGTGCTGTCGGGCGGCGACCTCGCGACCGAACTCGCCGCCCACGGCGCGACCGTCCGGGACCTCTCGGCGGACCCGTCCGGGGAGCGCGTCGTCGCCGAGGTGTCTCCGGAGGCGGACGTGCGCGCGCTCGCTGACGACCTCGCCGCCGAGTTCCCCGGCGTCGAATTCGCGTCGAAGCGCGAGCGCGAGCGCGCCGGCCAGACTTCGACCGCGTTCCGCGCGTCTCTCCACGAGTCCCTGACGGACAAGCAGGCCGCCGTCCTGCGGGCGGCGTTCCACGCGGGGTACTTCGAGTGGCCGCGCGGGTCGACCGCCGAGGAGCTCGCGGACGCCATCGGCGTCACGTCGCCAACGCTGCACAACCACCTGCGGCGCGCCCAGCAGAAGCTGCTCTCGGAGTTCGTCGACGACGACGCGGCCGGTCGGGCTGCCGAATCCCCGTGGGACGACAGAGACTAA
- the acs gene encoding acetate--CoA ligase, which produces MPDDERDGARGALSDERVSPPASFVEQANVAEPDVREAFDADWPECWARAADLLDWDSDYDRVLGGGGPPFRWFEGGSLNASANCLDRHLDERKNQVALQWEGRLGESRTYSYLDLHREVNEFAAALRDLGVEEDDVVTLYLPVVPELPIAMLACARIGAPHSVVFAGFSADALATRMDAADSEYLVTCDGYYRRGAPIHQKNKADNAAIERDGDVEATVVVDRLGGETPLGEGEHDYDDLVTEHRGADVEPVPRAASDQLFLIYTSGTTGEPTGVRHTTGGYLAHAAWTSHAVLDLRPEDTHWCSADIGWITGHTYTVYGPLALGATTMLYEGTPDHPEKDRVWDLIERNAVDVFYTAPTAVRAFMKWGEEHPEAHDLSSLRLLGTVGEPINPRAWKWYHDHIGDGECPVVDTWWQTETGGMMVSTLPGVDDMKPGSAGRRLPGVGAEVVDADGEPVEPGESGYLVLTRPWPGMPLSMAENEGWFADHGPVRPSLERFDWAYFTEDGATVDEDGYVTLLGRVDDVVNVAGHRFGTMEIESVLADVEGVAEAAVVSGPDDTKGEAVYAYVSAAGGVDEERLRAAVNDAVEDAIGGIAAPDVVVFTPDLPKTRSGKVMRRLLEAVTHDDDLGDTSALRNPEVVGELESALDGLRQ; this is translated from the coding sequence ATGCCGGACGACGAGCGCGACGGCGCACGGGGGGCGCTCAGCGACGAGCGCGTGTCCCCGCCGGCGTCGTTCGTCGAGCAGGCGAACGTCGCCGAACCGGACGTCAGGGAGGCCTTCGACGCTGACTGGCCCGAGTGCTGGGCGCGCGCGGCCGACCTCCTCGACTGGGACAGCGACTACGACCGAGTGCTGGGCGGCGGCGGGCCGCCGTTCCGGTGGTTCGAGGGCGGCAGCCTGAACGCGAGCGCGAACTGTCTCGACCGACACCTCGACGAGCGGAAGAATCAGGTCGCGCTCCAGTGGGAAGGCCGACTGGGGGAGTCGCGGACGTACTCCTATCTCGACCTCCACCGGGAAGTCAACGAGTTCGCGGCCGCCCTCCGCGACCTAGGTGTCGAGGAGGACGACGTGGTGACACTCTACCTCCCAGTCGTGCCAGAGCTCCCGATAGCGATGCTGGCGTGTGCCCGTATCGGCGCGCCCCACTCCGTGGTGTTCGCGGGGTTCTCCGCGGACGCGCTCGCGACGCGGATGGACGCCGCGGACTCGGAGTACCTCGTGACCTGCGACGGCTACTATCGCCGCGGGGCACCCATCCACCAGAAGAACAAGGCCGACAACGCCGCCATCGAGCGCGACGGCGACGTCGAGGCGACGGTGGTCGTCGATCGCCTCGGGGGCGAGACGCCGCTCGGAGAGGGCGAACACGACTACGACGACCTGGTCACCGAGCACAGGGGCGCAGACGTGGAGCCCGTCCCCCGGGCGGCGAGCGACCAGTTGTTCCTCATCTACACGTCGGGGACGACTGGCGAGCCGACTGGCGTGCGGCACACGACCGGCGGCTACCTCGCGCACGCGGCGTGGACGAGCCACGCTGTCCTCGATTTGCGGCCGGAGGACACGCACTGGTGTTCGGCGGACATCGGCTGGATTACGGGCCACACGTACACCGTCTACGGGCCGCTCGCGCTCGGCGCGACCACGATGCTGTACGAGGGCACGCCGGACCACCCCGAGAAGGACCGCGTCTGGGACCTCATCGAGCGCAACGCAGTCGACGTGTTCTACACGGCCCCGACGGCGGTGCGGGCGTTCATGAAGTGGGGCGAGGAACACCCCGAGGCGCACGACCTCTCGAGTCTGCGCTTGCTGGGAACGGTCGGCGAGCCGATCAATCCGCGCGCCTGGAAGTGGTACCACGACCACATCGGGGACGGCGAGTGCCCCGTCGTGGACACGTGGTGGCAGACCGAGACCGGCGGCATGATGGTGTCGACGCTGCCGGGCGTCGACGACATGAAGCCCGGGTCGGCGGGCCGAAGGCTCCCGGGCGTCGGGGCCGAAGTCGTGGACGCCGACGGCGAGCCCGTGGAACCCGGTGAGTCGGGCTATCTCGTGCTCACGCGGCCGTGGCCGGGGATGCCGCTGTCGATGGCCGAGAACGAGGGCTGGTTCGCCGACCACGGCCCCGTCCGGCCGTCGCTAGAGCGCTTCGACTGGGCGTACTTCACGGAGGACGGCGCGACCGTCGACGAGGACGGCTACGTCACGCTGCTCGGGCGCGTGGACGACGTGGTGAACGTCGCCGGCCACCGCTTCGGGACGATGGAAATCGAGAGCGTGCTCGCGGACGTGGAGGGCGTCGCGGAGGCCGCAGTGGTCAGCGGCCCCGACGACACGAAGGGCGAAGCCGTCTACGCGTACGTCAGCGCGGCGGGCGGCGTCGACGAGGAGCGGCTCCGGGCGGCGGTCAACGACGCCGTCGAGGACGCAATCGGTGGCATCGCGGCCCCGGACGTGGTGGTGTTCACGCCGGACCTCCCGAAGACGCGCTCCGGGAAAGTGATGCGACGCCTGCTGGAAGCCGTCACACACGACGACGACTTGGGCGACACGAGCGCGCTCCGAAACCCCGAGGTCGTGGGGGAACTGGAGTCGGCGCTCGACGGCCTCCGGCAGTAG
- a CDS encoding metal-dependent hydrolase — MWPWGHLGLGYLLALPLLTRVDLDDDYAALAALAVGTQLPDLVDKPLAWTFEVMPYGRAAAHSLLVLAAAAVVLAVLRSVSVGVPLLVGWAAHILGDVVYPLAEGAVGDVTFLAWPLLALPEPAGDHGILAYFRTLSLTGETALEVGLFAFAAGIFLVREWRTRRPAAGAVGRTD, encoded by the coding sequence ATGTGGCCCTGGGGACACCTCGGTCTCGGCTACCTGCTCGCGCTCCCGCTTCTGACGAGGGTGGACCTCGACGACGACTACGCGGCGCTCGCCGCGCTCGCGGTGGGCACGCAGCTCCCCGACCTCGTGGACAAGCCGCTGGCGTGGACGTTCGAAGTCATGCCCTATGGGCGCGCCGCGGCGCACTCGCTGCTCGTGCTCGCTGCGGCCGCCGTCGTGCTTGCGGTCCTGCGGTCGGTCAGCGTGGGGGTACCGCTGCTCGTCGGGTGGGCGGCGCACATCCTCGGTGACGTGGTCTACCCGCTGGCCGAGGGAGCGGTCGGCGACGTGACGTTCCTCGCGTGGCCGCTGCTCGCGCTCCCGGAGCCGGCGGGCGACCACGGCATCCTCGCGTACTTCCGGACGCTCTCGCTGACCGGCGAGACCGCGCTGGAAGTCGGGCTCTTCGCGTTCGCTGCCGGGATATTCCTCGTTCGCGAGTGGCGGACGCGGCGGCCGGCGGCTGGGGCTGTCGGGCGGACGGACTGA